One Drosophila willistoni isolate 14030-0811.24 chromosome XL unlocalized genomic scaffold, UCI_dwil_1.1 Seg142, whole genome shotgun sequence genomic region harbors:
- the LOC6644487 gene encoding spectrin beta chain isoform X2, which yields MTTDISIVRWDPSQGPGNEYIDEYEYDGGNSSSRLFERSRIKALAEERESVQKKTFTKWVNSHLCRVNCRIADLYIDMRDGKHLIKLLEVLSGERLPKPTKGKMRIHCLENVDKALQFLREQRVHLENIGSHDIVDGNASLNLGLIWTIILRFQIQDITIEEVDNKETKSAKDALLLWCQMKTAGYHNVNVRNFTTSWRDGLAFNAIIHKHRPDLVQFEKLSKTNAIHNLNNAFDVAEDKLGLAKLLDAEDVCVDHPDEKSIITYVVTYYHYFSKLKQETVQGKRIGKVVGIAMENDKMIHDYEHFTSDLLKWIETTIQSLGEREFENSLAGVQGQLAQFSNYRTIEKPPKFVEKGNLEVLLFTLQSKMRANNQKPYTPKEGKMISDINKAWERLEKAEHERELALREELIRQEKLEQLAARFDRKASMRETWLSENQRLVSQDNFGFDLAAVEAAAKKHEAIETDIFAYEERVQAVVAVCDELESERYHDVKRILLRKDNVMRLWTYLLELLRARRMRLEISLQLQQNFQEMLYILDNMEEIKQLLMTDDYGKHLMGVEDLLQKHSLVEADINILGERVKVVVQNSQKFLSDDPESYKPCDPEIIVSRVQQLEDAYAELVRLAVERRSRLEESRKLWQFYWDTADEENWIKEKEQIVSTDEIGHDLTTVNLLLSKHKALESEITSHDPQLQNVAKVGAELITEGHFGADRIKDRLKEILSKWDHLLDLTKYRRQRLENAVEYFQLFADADDVDNWMLDTLRIVSSEDVGRDEANVQSLLKKHKDVADELKNYAEVIDALHKQAETLKLNEAEKANVDKRLEDIDSRYKELTELAKLRKQRLLDALSLYKLMSEADGVEQWIKEKTKMLDTMVPGKDIEDVEIMKHRFEGFDKEMNANASRVAVVNQLARQLLHVEHPNSDEILERQNHLNQEWSTLREKAEAKMDDLKSAHGVQTFYIECRETISWIEDKKRILTETDSLEMDLTGVMTLQRRLSGMDRDLAAIQAKLSSLGREADSIEAEHPEEAALIRERIAQIELIWEQLTQMLKERDSKLEEAGDLHRFLRDLDHFQTWLTKTQTDVASEDTPTSLPEAEKLLNQHQSIREEIDNYTEDYKNMMEYGERLTSEGSTSDDPQYMFLRERLNALKDGWEELHQMWENRQVLLSQSLDQQLFNRDARQTEVLLSQQEHFLSKDDTPVNLEQAENQLKRHEAFLTTMEANDDKINTLLQVADTLVEKDHFDADKIGKRAENITGRRDDNRQRALDQHEKLKNQVKLHEFLQDLEELAEWVQEKYVTSQDETYRSAKTIHSKWTRHQAFEAEIAANKERLFEAEKSAQELSKEKPEFKDVIEPKLKELAKQFDDLEVHTKEKGAMLFDANREVLVQQTCDDIDSYITDLEKQIVSGDTANDLTSVNILMQKQQVIQTQMAVKARQVEEIDKQTEYLQKTVPEEKIEPIVVKKTAVLERFEKIKAPLLERQKALEKKKEAFQFCRDVEDEKLWIDEKLPVANSNDYGNSLFNVHVLKKKNQSLATEIDNHEPRINAICNNGRKLIDEGHEDAKKFEALISDLTQKWQELKDAIENRKKHLLESEKVQQYFFDAQEAESWMSEQELYMMVEDRGKDEISAQNLMKKHENLEQSVEDYANTIRQLGEVARQFSGDDVSSGDAVAVKQSQLDKLYAGLKDLAGERRARLNEALQLFMLSREVDDLEQWITDREVVAGSQELGQDFDHVTLLSERFNEFARDTEAVGGERVAKVNGIADNLILAGHSDSATIAEWKDNLNESWQDLLELIETRTQMLAASRELHKFFHDCKDVLGRILEKQHGVSDELGRDAGSVSTLQRKHYNFLQDLTTLYSQVQQIQEESAKLQDAYAGDKAKEITNREQEVLHAWDNLQAMCDARKQKLADTGDLFRFFNMVRILMIWMEDLVRQMNTSEKPRDVSGVELLMNNHQSLKAEIDTREDNFGACISLGKELLTRNHYASADIKDRLLQLSNSRNALLRRWEERWENLQLILEVYQFARDAAVAEAWLIAQEPYLLSSELGHTIDEVENLIKKHEAFEKSAAAQEERFSALERLTTFELKEMKRRQELAEEAERQRIKEEQEAKAASEAAEQAKREAERRDDVDVGISHDDAERGATPGAAGEGQEGYVTRKHEWDSTTKKASNRSWDKVYMAAKSGRISFFKDQKGYKSNPELTFRSEPSYDLQGAAIEIASDYTKKKHVLRVKLANGAEFLLQAHDDTEMSQWVSSLKAQSDSAAVAASRSQTLPATSQKDEPKRRSFFTLKKK from the exons atGACGACGGACATTTCAATTGTTCGATGGGATCCTAGTCAGGGTCCTGGCAACGAATATATCGATGAATACGAATACGATGGCGGCAATTCAAGTTCCCGCCTCTTTGAACGATCCCGCATCAAGGCATTGGCCGAGGAGCGTGAGAGTGTCCAGAAGAAGACATTCACCAAATGGGTTAATTCGCATCTTTGTCGTGTAAATTGCCGTATTGCCGATCTTTATATTGATATGCGTGATGGCAAGCATTTGATAAAGCTATTGGAGGTTCTATCCGGTGAAAGATTACCCAAACCGACAAAGGGTAAAATGCGTATCCATTGCCTGGAGAATGTGGACAAGGCATTGCAATTTTTACGTGAACAACGTGTTCATTTGGAGAATATTGGCTCCCATGATATTGTCGATGGCAATGCATCGCTTAATCTGGGTCTCATTTGGACCATCATTTTGCGTTTCCAG ATTCAAGATATTACCATCGAGGAAGTGGACAATAAGGAAACCAAATCGGCCAAGGATGCCCTATTGCTTTGGTGCCAGATGAAAACAGCCGGCTATCATAACGTGAATGTACGCAATTTCACAACATCGTGGCGTGATGGCCTCGCCTTTAATGCCATTATCCACAAACACCGTCCAGATTTAGTGCAATTTGAGAAGCTATCGAAAACGAATGCCATACACAATCTGAACAATGCCTTTGATGTGGCTGAAGATAAATTGGGTTTGGCCAAATTGCTTGACGCCGAGGATGTCTGTGTCGATCATCCGGATGAGAAATCGATTATCACCTATGTGGTCACATACTATCATTACTTTAGCAAACTAAAGCAGGAAACAGTCCAGGGTAAACGTATTGGCAAAGTGGTTGGCATTGCCATGGAGAATGATAAGATGATCCATGACTATGAGCATTTTACAAGCGACCTACTGAAATGGATTGAGACTACAATTCAATCGTTGGGCGAACGTGAATTTGAGAATTCACTTGCCGGTGTCCAAGGGCAATTGGCGCAATTCTCCAATTATCGTACAATCGAGAAGCCACCAAAATTCGTTGAGAAGGGCAATCTGGAGGTATTGTTGTTCACCCTGCAATCGAAGATGCGGGCCAACAATCAGAAGCCATACACACCCAAAGAGGGTAAAATGATATCGGACATTAACAAGGCCTGGGAGCGTCTGGAGAAAGCCGAACACGAGAGAGAGTTGGCCCTGCGCGAAGAGTTGATACGCCAGGAGAAGCTCGAGCAATTGGCTGCACGTTTCGATCGCAAGGCATCGATGCGTGAGACCTGGTTGTCGGAGAATCAACGTCTCGTTAGCCAGGATAATTTCGGTTTCGATCTGGCGGCCGTTGAGGCGGCAGCCAAGAAGCATGAAGCCATCGAAACTGATATCTTTGCCTACGAGGAGCGTGTCCAGGCCGTTGTGGCCGTTTGCGATGAGCTCGAATCGGAACGCTATCACGATGTGAAGCGTATCCTTTTGCGCAAGGATAATGTGATGCGCCTGTGGACCTATTTGCTGGAGCTTCTGCGTGCTCGTCGCATGCGTTTGGAGATCTCGTTGCAGTTGCAACAAAACTTCCAGGAAATGCTCTACATTCTGGACAACATGGAGGAGATCAAGCAGCTCCTAATGACAGATGACTATGGCAAGCATTTGATGGGTGTAGAGGATCTCCTGCAGAAGCATTCTCTTGTCGAGGCCGACATCAATATTCTGGGCGAGCGGGTCAAGGTTGTTGTCCAAAACTCGCAGAAGTTCCTCAGCGACGATCCCGAATCGTATAAGCCTTGCGATCCCGAGATTATTGTCAGTCGGGTTCAGCAATTGGAAGATGCCTACGCGGAGCTGGTGCGTCTTGCTGTCGAGCGTCGCAGCCGTCTGGAGGAGAGCCGTAAACTCTGGCAATTCTATTGGGACACCGCCGACGAAGAGAACTGGATTAAGGAGAAGGAGCAGATTGTCTCCACCGATGAAATCGGTCACGATTTGACCACAGTTAATCTTCTGTTGAGCAAGCACAAGGCTCTGGAATCGGAGATCACCTCACACGATCCACAATTGCAGAATGTTGCCAAGGTGGGAGCCGAGCTCATTACCGAGGGACACTTTGGTGCCGATCGCATCAAGGATCGCTTGAAGGAGATTCTATCAAAGTGGGATCATCTGTTGGATCTCACCAAGTATCGTCGCCAACGTCTGGAGAATGCTGTCGAGTATTTCCAATTGTTTGCCGATGCCGACGATGTGGATAACTGGATGCTCGATACTCTGCGTATTGTTTCCAGCGAGGATGTCGGTCGCGATGAGGCCAATGTACAGTCGCTGCTTAAGAAGCACAAGGATGTGGCCGATGAGTTGAAGAACTATGCCGAGGTGATCGATGCCCTTCACAAGCAGGCCGAAACCCTCAAACTCAATGAGGCGGAGAAGGCTAATGTGGACAAGCGATTGGAAGACATCGATAGTCGTTACAAGGAGCTAACCGAACTGGCCAAGTTGCGTAAGCAGCGTCTCCTCGATGCCCTCAGTCTGTATAAGCTGATGTCTGAGGCTGATGGCGTGGAGCAATGGATTAAGGAGAAGACCAAAATGTTGGACACCATGGTGCCGGGTAAGGACATCGAGGATGTTGAGATTATGAAGCATCGCTTCGAGGGCTTCGACAAAGAGATGAATGCGAATGCCTCGCGTGTGGCTGTGGTTAATCAATTGGCCCGCCAGCTCCTCCATGTCGAGCATCCCAATTCCGATGAGATTCTCGAACGTCAGAATCACCTTAACCAGGAGTGGTCAACGCTGCGCGAGAAGGCCGAAGCCAAGATGGATGACCTCAAGTCGGCCCATGGCGTTCAGACCTTCTACATTGAATGCCGCGAAACTATCTCGTGGATTGAGGACAAGAAGCGCATTCTCACCGAGACAGACAGCCTGGAGATGGATCTAACTGGTGTCATGACCCTGCAGCGTCGTCTCAGTGGCATGGATCGCGATTTAGCTGCCATTCAGGCCAAATTGTCCAGCTTGGGACGCGAGGCCGATAGCATTGAGGCTGAACATCCCGAGGAGGCGGCTCTCATTCGTGAACGTATTGCACAGATTGAGCTCATTTGGGAGCAATTGACCCAGATGCTGAAGGAGCGTGATTCCAAATTGGAGGAGGCTGGTGATTTGCATCGCTTCTTGCGCGATCTGGATCACTTCCAGACCTGGTTGACCAAGACCCAAACAGATGTGGCTTCCGAGGATACGCCCACATCGCTGCCAGAGGCCGAGAAGCTGCTCAATCAGCATCAATCCATACGCGAGGAGATCGACAACTATACCGAGGACTACAAGAACATGATGGAATACGGCGAACGTTTGACATCCGAGGGTAGCACCTCAGATGATCCACAATATATGTTCTTGCGCGAGCGTCTCAATGCCCTTAAGGACGGTTGGGAGGAGCTCCATCAGATGTGGGAGAATCGTCAGGTGTTGCTGTCCCAGAGCTTGGATCAGCAGCTCTTCAATCGCGATGCCCGCCAGACAGAGGTGCTGCTTAGCCAGCAGGAACATTTCCTCAGCAAGGATGATACGCCCGTTAATCTGGAGCAGGCCGAGAATCAATTGAAACGTCACGAGGCCTTCCTTACCACCATGGAGGCGAATGATGATAAGATTAATACCCTGCTGCAGGTTGCCGATACTTTGGTCGAGAAGGATCATTTCGATGCCGATAAGATTGGCAAGCGGGCCGAGAATATCACCGGGCGGCGTGATGACAATCGTCAGCGCGCTTTGGATCAGCACGAGAAGCTGAAGAACCAGGTGAAGTTGCACGAATTCTTGCAGGATCTGGAGGAACTCGCCGAATGGGTGCAGGAGAAATATGTCACTTCGCAGGATGAGACATACAGGAGCGCCAAGACAATTCACTCCAAGTGGACCCGTCACCAGGCCTTTGAGGCTGAAATTGCCGCCAATAAGGAGCGTTTGTTTGAGGCTGAGAAATCCGCCCAGGAGCTGTCCAAGGAGAAGCCCGAATTCAAGGATGTTATCGAGCCCAAACTGAAGGAGTTGGCCAAACAATTTGATGACCTGGAAGTCCATACCAAGGAGAAGGGCGCCATGCTGTTCGATGCTAATCGCGAGGTTCTCGTCCAACAGACATGCGATGACATTGACTCGTACATTACGGATCTGGAGAAGCAGATCGTGAGCGGCGATACGGCCAATGATCTGACCTCGGTCAACATTCTGATGCAGAAACAACAAGTCATTCAGACCCAGATGGCGGTAAAGGCCCGCCAAGTGGAGGAGATAGACAAGCAGACCGAATATCTACAGAAGACCGTGCCCGAGGAGAAGATCGAACCGATTGTGGTGAAGAAGACAGCCGTGCTGGAGCGTTTCGAGAAGATCAAGGCTCCGCTGCTGGAGCGCCAGAAGGCGCTCGAAAAGAAGAAGGAAGCCTTCCAGTTCTGTCGCGATGTCGAGGATGAGAAGCTGTGGATCGATGAGAAGCTGCCCGTGGCTAATTCCAATGACTATGGCAACTCGCTGTTCAATGTTCATGTCCTGAAGAAGAAGAACCAGTCCCTGGCCACAGAGATCGATAACCATGAGCCGCGCATCAATGCCATTTGCAATAATGGCCGCAAATTGATCGATGAGGGTCACGAGGACGCCAAGAAATTCGAAGCATTGATTAGTGATCTAACCCAGAAATGGCAGGAACTCAAGGATGCCATTGAGAACCGTAAGAAGCATCTATTGGAGTCCGAGAAGGTGCAACAGTATTTCTTCGATGCCCAGGAGGCCGAATCGTGGATGAGCGAACAGGAGTTGTACATGATGGTCGAGGATCGCGGCAAGGATGAGATTAGTGCCCAGAATCTGATGAAGAAGCACGAGAATCTAGAGCAATCCGTTGAGGACTATGCCAATACCATACGCCAACTGGGCGAGGTGGCCCGGCAATTCAGTGGCGATGACGTTTCTAGCGGTGATGCTGTCGCCGTCAAGCAATCCCAGTTGGACAAACTCTATGCTGGCTTGAAGGATTTGGCTGGCGAGCGTCGGGCACGCCTCAACGAGGCCCTCCAATTGTTCATGCTGAGCCGCGAGGTAGATGATCTCGAGCAATGGATAACCGATCGCGAGGTGGTTGCCGGTTCTCAGGAATTGGGACAAGATTTCGATCATGTTACATTGTTGTCGGAGCGATTCAATGAATTTGCCCGCGACACCGAGGCGGTGGGTGGCGAGCGTGTGGCCAAGGTTAATGGCATTGCCGATAATCTCATTTTGGCCGGACACTCGGATTCCGCAACAATTGCCGAATGGAAGGACAATCTGAATGAATCGTGGCAGGATCTGCTCGAATTGATTGAAACACGCACCCAAATGTTGGCCGCATCGCGGGAATTGCACAAATTCTTCCACGACTGCAAGGATGTGCTGGGCCGCATCCTGGAGAAGCAGCACGGCGTGTCCGATGAGCTGGGCCGCGATGCTGGCTCCGTTTCAACACTGCAGCGCAAACACTACAATTTCCTGCAGGATTTGACCACCCTGTACTCGCAGGTGCAACAAATTCAAGAGGAGTCGGCCAAACTCCAAGACGCCTATGCCGGCGACAAGGCCAAGGAGATAACCAATCGCGAACAGGAAGTCCTCCATGCCTGGGATAATCTGCAGGCGATGTGCGATGCCCGCAAACAGAAACTGGCCGATACCGGCGATCTCTTCCGCTTCTTTAACATGGTGCGCATTCTCATGATCTGGATGGAGGATCTGGTGCGTCAAATGAACACATCCGAGAAGCCACGCGATGTCTCCGGTGTCGAATTATTGATGAACAATCACCAGAGCCTGAAGGCAGAGATCGATACACGTGAGGATAACTTCGGTGCCTGCATATCTCTGGGCAAGGAGCTGCTCACACGTAATCATTATGCCTCTGCGGATATTAAGGATCGCCTGCTCCAGCTAAGCAATAGTCGCAATGCCCTGCTCCGACGCTGGGAAGAGCGCTGGGAGAATCTACAGCTGA TCCTGGAGGTCTATCAATTCGCCCGAGATGCTGCCGTTGCCGAAGCTTGGCTGATTGCCCAAGAACCTTATCTGTTATCTTCGGAATTGGGACACACGATCGATGAAGTTGAGAATCTGATAAAGAAACACGAGGCATTCGAAAAATCTGCAGCCGCCCAAGAGGAGCGCTTCAGTGCCCTTGAGCGTTTGACAACG TTTGAGCTTAAGGAAATGAAGAGGCGACAGGAGCTGGCGGAAGAGGCTGAAAGACAACGCATCAAGGAGGAGCAAGAAGCTAAGGCTGCATCAGAGGCGGCGGAACAGGCCAAACGTGAGGCTGAGAGACGAGATGATGTCGATGTGGGCATTTCCCATGATGATGCAG AGCGAGGCGCCACACCAGGTGCTGCTGGTGAGGGTCAAGAGGGCTATGTGACACGAAAACATGAATGGGATTCCACCACCAAGAAGGCCTCCAACAGATCTTGGGACAAG GTTTACATGGCTGCCAAAAGTGGACGCATTTCATTCTTTAAAGATCAGAAGGGTTACAAGAGTAATCCCGAATTGACCTTCCGCAGCGAGCCCAGCTATGATCTGCAAGGAGCTGCCATCGAAATTGCCAGTGATTATACCAAGAAGAAGCATGTGCTGAGAGTAAA GCTCGCCAATGGTGCTGAGTTCTTGCTGCAGGCCCACGATGACACTGAGATGTCCCAATGGGTTTCATCCCTGAAAGCCCAAAGCGATTCAGCGGCTGTGGCAGCCAGCAGATCCCAGACTCTGCCAGCCACTTCACAGAAGGATGAACCAAAGCGCCGATCATTCTTTACTttgaagaaaaagtaa